One region of Triticum aestivum cultivar Chinese Spring chromosome 6B, IWGSC CS RefSeq v2.1, whole genome shotgun sequence genomic DNA includes:
- the LOC123133611 gene encoding F-box/LRR-repeat protein At4g14103-like has product MEKEEAVGTAAAAESHGTAAKRARSVDCGVTTADDFISRLPDAILGTIISLVPTKDGGRTPVLSRRWRHLWRSAPLNLEVSTRPPGVPTSSRVPPSAVSEIISRHPGPARRFYFLCRGAGEGGLHAQAASWLHSPALAHLQELDISYANPLLLGSVLRSASTILVAKIDHCDFPIEIVPPMNFPNLNKLTLFNISISEEVFHRLLSGCHALESLYMADFHAPDRLRVISPTIRSIIFRHSSSTSKKVELVIEDAPRLLRLLLTDCNRDDRVTIRVIRAPDLEILGPFLVVVSKLLLFKGISSVSSTNSMSTVKVFALRSSGDRLDAVLNILRWFPCLEKLYVTFRRCRDKRTEPPYDPLHPIECLETHLKKVVFKSFLGYGKQLEFARFFVLNAKVLDRIEFEVYNKYSSETAAYQRMLLQVENRASRDAPFEFRISPTKSGLIDMC; this is encoded by the exons atggagaaggaggaggccgtgGGTACGGCGGCGGCCGCCGAATCCCATGGGACCGCAGCGAAGCGAGCACGGAGTGTCGACTGCGGCGTGACCACCGCCGACGATTTCATCAGCAGGCTCCCCGACGCCATCCTCGGCACCATCATCTCCCTCGTCCCTACCAAGGACGGCGGCCGCACGCCGGTCCTCTCCCGCCGGTGGCGCCACCTCTGGCGCTCCGCGCCTCTCAACCTCGAGGTCAGCACCCGACCCCCAGGCGTCCCCACCTCCTCCCGCGTCCCACCCTCCGCCGTCTCCGAGATAATCTCCAGGCACCCTGGCCCCGCCCGCCGATTCTACTTCCTCTGCCGCGGCGCCGGCGAGGGCGGTCTCCACGCTCAGGCGGCGAGCTGGCTTCACTCCCCGGCCCTCGCCCACCTCCAGGAGCTCGATATCAGCTACGCCAACCCCCTGCTTCTGGGATCAGTGCTCCGCTCTGCGTCCACCATCCTGGTTGCCAAGATCGACCATTGCGATTTCCCCATCGAGATCGTGCCGCCCATGAATTTCCCCAATCTCAACAAGCTCACCCTGTTTAACATTTCCATCTCCGAGGAGGTCTTCCACAGACTGCTCTCCGGCTGCCATGCCTTGGAGAGCTTATACATGGCCGATTTTCATGCTCCGGATCGCCTCCGTGTTATCTCGCCGACTATTAGGAGCATCATCTTCCGTCATAGTTCTAGTACTAGTAAAAAAGTGGAACTGGTCATCGAGGATGCTCCTCGTCTTCTAAGGTTACTATTAACTGATTGTAACCGTGATGATCGCGTCACTATCAGGGTAATTAGGGCGCCTGATCTGGAGATATTGGGCCCTTTCTTAGTGGTCGTCTCCAAGCTCCTACTCTTCAAG GGAATAAGCTCAGTCAGCTCCACAAACTCGATGAGCACTGTGAAGGTTTTTGCTCTCAGGTCTTCTGGAGATAGACTGGATGCAGTTCTTAACATCCTCAGGTGGTTCCCCTGTTTGGAAAAGCTCTATGTCACT TTTCGTCGATGTAGGGATAAGAGAACTGAGCCTCCGTATGACCCACTACATCCAATCGAATGCCTTGAGACCCATCTAAAAAAAGTAGTGTTCAAGTCATTCTTGGGCTATGGGAAACAGCTTGAATTTGCGAGGTTCTTTGTATTGAATGCAAAGGTGCTAGACAGAATTGAATTTGAAGTATATAATAAGTACAGCAGTGAAACGGCGGCTTATCAGCGCATGCTGCTACAAGTGGAAAACAGAGCTTCCCGAGATGCTCCGTTTGAATTCAGGATTAGCCCTACTAAATCTGGACTGATTGACATGTGTTGA